From Vigna unguiculata cultivar IT97K-499-35 chromosome 5, ASM411807v1, whole genome shotgun sequence, the proteins below share one genomic window:
- the LOC114185161 gene encoding adenylylsulfatase HINT3-like isoform X1, producing MHVIFYLSTSHFYVVFSRHSLIIPKSHSPSLDATPPSVVAAMFSKVPFISNAIMKATGCSSFNLLVNNGAAAGQVIYHTHIHIIPRKAYDCLWASESLLRRRVNLDDEKVSQLVARIQKQLLPSDMSQESKNENFCSSKS from the exons atgcatgttattttttatttatctactTCTCACTTCTACGTTGTGTTTTCTAGGCACTCCCTCATTATCCCAAAATCTCATTCTCCTTCACTGGATGCTACTCCTCCATCA GTGGTAGCTGCAATGTTTTCAAAAGTTCCCTTCATTAGCAATGCAATCATGAAGGCTACTGGCTGCA GTTCATTCAACCTGTTGGTCAACAATGGAGCAGCTGCTGGCCAAGTAATATATCAT ACACATATTCACATAATTCCCCGTAAAGCATACGATTGTTTATGGGCTTCTGAG AGTTTGCTAAGGCGACGCGTTAATTTAGATGATGAGAAAGTTTCTCAGCTTGTAGCGCGTATTCAGAAGCAGTTATTGCCATCTGATATGAGCCAGGAAAGCaagaatgaaaatttttgttCAAGTAAAAGTTAG
- the LOC114185161 gene encoding adenylylsulfatase HINT3-like isoform X2 — MFSKVPFISNAIMKATGCSSFNLLVNNGAAAGQVIYHTHIHIIPRKAYDCLWASESLLRRRVNLDDEKVSQLVARIQKQLLPSDMSQESKNENFCSSKS; from the exons ATGTTTTCAAAAGTTCCCTTCATTAGCAATGCAATCATGAAGGCTACTGGCTGCA GTTCATTCAACCTGTTGGTCAACAATGGAGCAGCTGCTGGCCAAGTAATATATCAT ACACATATTCACATAATTCCCCGTAAAGCATACGATTGTTTATGGGCTTCTGAG AGTTTGCTAAGGCGACGCGTTAATTTAGATGATGAGAAAGTTTCTCAGCTTGTAGCGCGTATTCAGAAGCAGTTATTGCCATCTGATATGAGCCAGGAAAGCaagaatgaaaatttttgttCAAGTAAAAGTTAG